Proteins from a genomic interval of Polaribacter sejongensis:
- a CDS encoding DUF4861 family protein, translating into MKKLIYLFLTLTFFISCDKKPATISSIEVKNNLDLDREFETVEVDISTFNLDKNSSFVILDSNTKEEITSQVIDTDLDGKNNIIIFQPKIKANSTKKYTLTSTETKKDSVPVYCYSRFVPERTDDYTWENNRVAFRTYGPVAQQMVEDSVPGGTLSSGIDAWLKRVEYPIINKWYKKNALDIGAYHKDSGEGLDNFHVGSSRGVGGTAVKIDTSFYFSKNFTSYKTITTGPVRTSFVLTYPKWDANGKVISETKYISLDYGQNLSRYEIDVKGTETISAGLTLHKKDGRTSSGKNWINYWEPFDDSELGQGVVAEGAYFIDSEKYLTSKVDQSNLFANLKVINGKVIYYAGFGWKKSNQFNTQKEWESYLEDFSKKINTPLEVL; encoded by the coding sequence ATGAAAAAACTAATCTATCTTTTCCTAACCCTTACTTTTTTTATCTCTTGTGATAAAAAACCAGCAACAATTTCTAGTATAGAAGTCAAGAATAATTTAGATCTTGATAGAGAATTTGAAACCGTAGAAGTTGATATTTCTACTTTTAATTTAGATAAAAATTCTTCTTTTGTTATACTTGATAGTAATACAAAAGAAGAAATTACTTCTCAAGTTATTGATACAGACTTAGATGGAAAAAATAATATCATCATTTTTCAACCTAAAATTAAAGCGAACTCTACAAAGAAATATACATTAACAAGTACAGAAACTAAAAAAGATTCTGTTCCTGTTTATTGTTATTCTCGTTTTGTCCCAGAAAGAACAGACGATTATACTTGGGAAAACAACAGAGTTGCTTTTAGAACTTATGGCCCTGTTGCCCAACAAATGGTTGAAGATTCTGTACCTGGAGGTACACTTTCTAGTGGTATAGATGCTTGGTTAAAACGAGTAGAATACCCTATTATTAATAAGTGGTACAAAAAAAACGCTCTTGATATTGGTGCTTATCATAAAGATTCTGGTGAAGGTTTAGATAATTTTCACGTAGGTTCTAGTCGTGGTGTTGGTGGTACGGCTGTAAAAATTGATACTTCTTTTTACTTTTCTAAAAACTTTACTTCTTACAAAACCATTACAACCGGCCCCGTTAGAACAAGTTTTGTACTAACATACCCTAAATGGGATGCTAACGGAAAAGTAATTTCTGAAACAAAATACATCTCTTTAGATTACGGGCAAAACTTATCTCGTTATGAAATAGACGTAAAAGGTACAGAAACTATTTCTGCAGGTTTAACATTACACAAAAAGGATGGTAGAACCTCTTCAGGTAAAAATTGGATAAATTACTGGGAACCTTTTGATGATTCTGAATTAGGACAAGGAGTAGTAGCTGAAGGTGCGTACTTTATCGATTCAGAAAAATATCTTACATCTAAAGTAGATCAAAGTAATTTATTTGCAAATTTAAAAGTTATTAATGGTAAAGTAATTTATTATGCAGGTTTTGGTTGGAAAAAAAGCAATCAATTTAATACACAAAAAGAATGGGAAAGCTATTTAGAAGACTTTTCTAAGAAAATAAATACACCTTTAGAAGTTCTCTAA
- a CDS encoding gluconate 5-dehydrogenase, whose amino-acid sequence MDTNKKLFDLTGKRALITGGVHGLGMAMAKGLGHAGAELIVNNYSTDMLQEAKQEYESEGLKVHTYVFDVTNDEDVKKHIDLIEKEVGPIDILINNAGIIKRVPMEDMESDDYRAVIDVNLVGPFIVSKYVGRKMIARKAGKIININSMMSELGRNTVSAYAASKGGLKMLTKNMATEWAKHNIQTNGIGPGYFATSQTAPIRVNGHPFNDFIIQRTPAARWGNPEDLAGTAVFLASSASDFVNGQIIYVDGGILATIGKPANEE is encoded by the coding sequence ATGGATACAAATAAAAAATTATTCGATTTAACAGGGAAAAGAGCATTAATAACAGGTGGTGTTCATGGGTTAGGAATGGCAATGGCTAAAGGATTAGGACATGCAGGTGCAGAATTAATTGTAAACAATTATTCTACAGATATGCTTCAAGAAGCAAAGCAAGAGTATGAAAGCGAAGGTTTAAAAGTACATACTTATGTTTTTGACGTTACCAATGATGAAGATGTTAAAAAGCATATTGATTTAATTGAAAAAGAAGTAGGTCCTATAGATATATTAATTAATAATGCTGGTATTATAAAAAGAGTACCAATGGAAGATATGGAATCTGATGATTATAGAGCTGTAATAGATGTAAATCTTGTTGGCCCTTTTATTGTTTCTAAATATGTTGGTAGAAAAATGATTGCTAGAAAAGCTGGTAAAATAATAAACATTAACTCTATGATGAGTGAATTAGGAAGAAATACGGTTTCTGCTTATGCTGCTTCTAAAGGAGGTCTAAAAATGTTAACTAAAAATATGGCTACAGAATGGGCGAAACACAATATTCAAACCAACGGAATTGGTCCTGGATATTTTGCAACTTCTCAAACAGCTCCTATTAGAGTAAATGGTCATCCTTTTAATGATTTTATCATTCAAAGAACACCCGCAGCACGTTGGGGAAACCCTGAAGATTTAGCTGGTACAGCTGTATTTTTGGCTTCTAGTGCTAGTGATTTTGTTAATGGACAAATTATTTATGTTGATGGTGGTATTTTAGCAACTATCGGTAAACCCGCAAACGAAGAATAA
- the kduI gene encoding 5-dehydro-4-deoxy-D-glucuronate isomerase, with protein sequence MKTSYTTRYASSPKAVKKYDTQELRDEFLIPDLMEPGKIKFTYTHYDRYIVGGIVPTSPLNLETIDPLKAEFFLERREMGVINAGPSGSISVDGEVFKMNHKDALYIGKGAKDVVFTSDDNANPSKFYINSSPAHKAYPTKHVSKEQANKVELGSLETANHRTVNQMIIGGIVTTCQLQMGMTELKTGSVWNTMPAHVHDRRMEIYYYLDIPQDQAVCHFMGEPQETRHIWMNNHQAVISPPWSIHSGSGTSNYTFIWGMAGENLDYNDMDVAKITELR encoded by the coding sequence ATGAAAACAAGTTATACAACACGTTACGCATCTAGCCCAAAAGCAGTAAAAAAATACGACACGCAAGAATTAAGAGATGAATTTTTAATTCCTGATTTAATGGAACCAGGAAAAATAAAATTCACGTACACACATTACGATAGGTATATTGTCGGTGGAATAGTACCAACATCTCCCCTAAACCTAGAAACAATAGACCCTTTAAAAGCAGAATTCTTTTTAGAAAGAAGAGAAATGGGCGTTATAAACGCTGGACCAAGCGGTAGTATATCCGTAGATGGTGAGGTTTTTAAAATGAATCATAAAGACGCTTTATACATAGGTAAAGGTGCAAAAGACGTTGTTTTTACAAGTGATGACAACGCTAATCCATCTAAATTTTATATTAATTCTTCTCCTGCTCATAAAGCATACCCAACAAAACATGTTAGTAAAGAGCAGGCTAATAAAGTAGAATTAGGGAGCTTAGAAACAGCAAATCACAGAACCGTAAACCAAATGATTATTGGCGGAATTGTTACAACCTGCCAATTACAAATGGGAATGACAGAGTTAAAAACAGGTTCTGTATGGAACACAATGCCAGCACATGTACATGATAGAAGAATGGAAATTTATTATTATTTAGATATTCCACAAGATCAAGCGGTGTGTCATTTTATGGGAGAGCCTCAAGAAACACGTCATATTTGGATGAATAATCATCAAGCTGTAATTTCTCCACCTTGGTCAATTCACTCAGGGTCCGGAACATCAAATTACACGTTTATTTGGGGAATGGCTGGTGAAAATTTAGATTACAATGATATGGATGTTGCAAAAATCACAGAATTAAGATAA